A stretch of Saccharothrix texasensis DNA encodes these proteins:
- a CDS encoding acyl carrier protein: MSVEFTIEDLKRILREGAGADEAVDLDGDIAGSDFEELGYESLALLETGSRIEREYGISLDEDALADARTPGALVDLVNSHLAARAV; the protein is encoded by the coding sequence ATGTCCGTCGAGTTCACCATCGAAGACCTGAAGCGCATCCTCCGCGAGGGCGCCGGCGCCGACGAGGCCGTCGACCTCGACGGCGACATCGCCGGGAGCGACTTCGAGGAGCTGGGCTACGAGTCGCTGGCGCTGCTGGAGACCGGCAGCCGCATCGAACGCGAGTACGGCATCTCCCTCGACGAGGACGCGCTGGCCGACGCGCGCACACCCGGCGCGCTGGTCGACCTCGTCAACTCCCACCTCGCCGCCCGAGCGGTCTGA
- a CDS encoding ketosynthase chain-length factor, with protein sequence MSVVVTGLGVAAPTGLGVDAYWANTLAGAGALDRISRFDPSGYPARLAGEIRDFVAEDHLPGRLLPQTDRMTRLALVAADWAFADARLVPSALADYDIGVITASHSGGFEFGQNELRALWSKGGQYVSAYQSFAWFYAVNSGQISIRNGLRGPSSVVVSDQAGGLDAVAQARRQIRNGTSVVLAGAVDASICPWGWVAQLTSGRLSEHDDPRRAYLPFDDDAAGHVPGEGGALLVLEDREHATARGAHVYGEVAGHASTMDPAPGRDRAPTLQKAIHRALADAGAVAEEIGVVFADAAAVPELDRAEAEAITKVFGPRGVPVTAPKTGTGRLYSGAAPLDLAAALLSLRDGVIPPTVNTRPSERYELDLVTGAPRRADLRAALVIARGHGGFNSAVVVRAPEPT encoded by the coding sequence GTGAGCGTCGTGGTGACGGGCCTCGGCGTGGCCGCGCCGACCGGGCTCGGCGTCGACGCCTACTGGGCCAACACCCTGGCCGGCGCCGGCGCGCTGGACCGGATCTCCCGGTTCGACCCGTCGGGCTACCCGGCCCGGCTGGCGGGCGAGATCCGCGACTTCGTCGCCGAGGACCACCTGCCGGGCAGGCTGCTGCCGCAGACCGACCGGATGACCAGGCTCGCGCTGGTGGCCGCCGACTGGGCGTTCGCCGACGCGCGGCTGGTGCCGTCCGCGCTGGCCGACTACGACATCGGCGTGATCACCGCCAGCCACTCCGGCGGGTTCGAGTTCGGCCAGAACGAGCTGCGGGCGTTGTGGAGCAAGGGCGGCCAGTACGTCAGCGCCTACCAGTCGTTCGCCTGGTTCTACGCGGTGAACAGCGGCCAGATCTCCATCCGCAACGGGCTGCGCGGCCCGAGCAGCGTGGTGGTGAGCGACCAGGCGGGCGGCCTGGACGCGGTGGCGCAGGCCCGCCGCCAGATCCGCAACGGCACGTCGGTGGTGCTGGCGGGCGCGGTCGACGCGTCGATCTGCCCGTGGGGCTGGGTCGCGCAGCTGACCAGCGGCCGGCTCAGCGAGCACGACGACCCGCGCCGCGCCTACCTGCCGTTCGACGACGACGCCGCGGGGCACGTGCCGGGCGAGGGCGGCGCGCTGCTGGTGCTGGAGGACCGGGAGCACGCCACCGCCCGCGGCGCGCACGTCTACGGCGAGGTCGCCGGCCACGCGTCCACGATGGACCCGGCGCCCGGCCGCGACCGCGCGCCGACGTTGCAGAAGGCGATCCACCGCGCGCTGGCGGACGCGGGCGCCGTGGCCGAGGAGATCGGCGTGGTGTTCGCCGACGCCGCCGCCGTGCCCGAGCTGGACCGGGCCGAGGCGGAGGCCATCACCAAGGTCTTCGGCCCGCGCGGCGTGCCGGTGACCGCGCCGAAGACCGGGACGGGCCGGCTGTACTCCGGGGCCGCGCCGCTGGACCTGGCCGCCGCGCTGCTCTCGCTGCGCGACGGCGTGATCCCGCCGACGGTCAACACCCGCCCGTCCGAGCGCTACGAGCTGGACCTGGTGACCGGCGCGCCGCGCCGCGCGGACCTGAGGGCCGCGCTGGTGATCGCCCGCGGGCACGGCGGGTTCAACTCCGCGGTGGTCGTCCGCGCGCCCGAACCGACCTGA
- a CDS encoding beta-ketoacyl-[acyl-carrier-protein] synthase family protein, which produces MTNRRVVITGVGVTAPGSPGVKNFWDLLTAGRTATRRISFFDPSPFRSQVAAEVDFDAELHGLGPQEIRRMDRAAQFAVVTARQAVEDSGLEFSSIDPDRVGVTIGSAVGATMGLDQEYRTVSDGGRLELVDHRYAVPHLYNYLAPSSFATEVAWAVGAEGPSTVVSTGCTSGLDAIGYATDVIREGSADVMVAGATDAPISPITVACFDAIKATTPRNDDPEHASRPFDASRNGFVLGEGAAVFVLEELESARARGATVYAEVAGYATRSNAFHMTGLKPDGREMAEAIRVALAQARLNPEDIDYVNAHGSGTRQNDRHETAAFKRSLGEHAYRVPVSSIKSMVGHSLGAIGSIEVAASVLAMQHDVVPPTANLHRPDPECDLDYVPLVARDWRTDAVLSVGSGFGGFQSAVVLADPGRVRP; this is translated from the coding sequence GTGACCAACCGTCGAGTGGTGATCACCGGGGTCGGCGTCACCGCCCCCGGCTCACCGGGCGTGAAGAACTTCTGGGACCTGCTGACCGCGGGCCGCACCGCCACCCGCCGCATCTCGTTCTTCGACCCGTCGCCGTTCCGCTCCCAGGTGGCGGCGGAGGTCGACTTCGACGCCGAGCTGCACGGCCTCGGGCCGCAGGAGATCCGGCGCATGGACCGGGCCGCGCAGTTCGCCGTCGTCACCGCCCGCCAGGCCGTGGAGGACAGCGGGCTCGAGTTCTCCTCGATCGACCCGGACCGGGTCGGCGTGACCATCGGCAGCGCGGTCGGCGCGACGATGGGCCTGGACCAGGAGTACCGGACGGTCAGCGACGGCGGCCGGCTGGAACTGGTCGACCACCGCTACGCCGTGCCGCACCTCTACAACTACCTGGCGCCCAGCTCGTTCGCGACCGAGGTCGCCTGGGCGGTCGGCGCGGAAGGGCCGAGCACGGTCGTCTCCACCGGCTGCACGTCGGGCCTGGACGCGATCGGCTACGCCACCGACGTCATCCGCGAGGGCTCGGCGGACGTGATGGTCGCGGGCGCCACCGACGCGCCGATCTCGCCGATCACGGTGGCCTGCTTCGACGCGATCAAGGCCACCACGCCGCGCAACGACGACCCCGAGCACGCCTCGCGGCCGTTCGACGCGAGCCGCAACGGGTTCGTGCTCGGCGAGGGCGCGGCGGTGTTCGTGCTGGAGGAGCTGGAAAGCGCCCGCGCCCGCGGCGCGACGGTGTACGCCGAGGTCGCCGGGTACGCGACCCGGTCCAACGCGTTCCACATGACCGGGCTCAAGCCGGACGGCCGGGAGATGGCCGAGGCCATCCGGGTCGCGCTGGCGCAGGCGCGGCTCAACCCGGAGGACATCGACTACGTCAACGCGCACGGCTCGGGCACCCGGCAGAACGACCGGCACGAGACGGCGGCGTTCAAGCGCAGCCTGGGCGAGCACGCCTACCGCGTGCCGGTCAGCTCGATCAAGTCCATGGTCGGCCACTCGCTCGGCGCGATCGGCTCGATCGAGGTCGCCGCCTCGGTGCTGGCCATGCAGCACGACGTGGTGCCGCCGACGGCGAACCTGCACCGCCCGGACCCGGAGTGCGACCTGGACTACGTGCCGCTGGTGGCCCGCGACTGGCGGACCGACGCGGTGCTGTCGGTGGGCAGCGGCTTCGGCGGCTTCCAGAGCGCCGTGGTGCTGGCCGACCCGGGGCGGGTGCGGCCGTGA
- a CDS encoding TcmI family type II polyketide cyclase → MHSTLIVARMDPGSAGDVASLFREFDRSDMPGRMGTRRRQLFHYRGLYFHLQDFDDDNGGGRIEDAKDDPRFVRISEDLKPFIEAYDPKTWRSPADAMASRFYHWSTP, encoded by the coding sequence ATGCACAGCACCTTGATCGTGGCACGGATGGACCCGGGTTCCGCGGGAGACGTCGCGTCGCTGTTCCGCGAGTTCGACCGCAGCGACATGCCGGGCCGCATGGGCACCCGCCGTCGGCAGCTCTTCCACTACCGCGGCCTGTACTTCCACCTCCAGGACTTCGACGACGACAACGGCGGCGGGCGCATCGAGGACGCCAAGGACGACCCGCGCTTCGTCCGGATCAGCGAAGACCTGAAGCCGTTCATCGAGGCCTACGACCCGAAGACGTGGCGCTCGCCCGCGGACGCGATGGCGAGCCGGTTCTACCACTGGAGCACACCGTGA
- a CDS encoding FAD-dependent monooxygenase, producing MYASVVVVGAGPAGLMLAGELRLAGVDVVVLERLPERTGESRGIGFTIRTMEVFDQRGLLPRFGGIATGTFGHFGGIPLDLGVLGAARESAKTVPQHRTEAVLESWVRQLGADVRRGVELVGFEEDADGVTVHVRGTSETLRTRYLVGCDGGRSTVRKLAGFDFPGTDATTELLMADLRGIDIEPRMIGEQVPGGMVMTARLPDGTTRVIVGERGTPPRRRSGPPPFAEVAEVWKRLTDTDISHAEPVWVSAFGDAARQVTEYRRGRVLLAGDAAHVHLPAGGQGMNTGIQDAVNLGWKLAAVVNGTAPLSLVDTYHAERHEVGRQLLVNTRAQSMFILGGAEVAPLREVFTELLRHPEVERHLAARVSGLDIRYDVGGGANPLLGLRLPHLDLTRGHHRTSGAELLRRGRGVLLDLADNAVLRRRAAPWADRIDVVTATAADDLPGGTTAVLVRPDGHVAWAAPGSHHDLPTALDRWFGPAG from the coding sequence GTGTACGCATCGGTCGTGGTCGTGGGCGCGGGGCCCGCCGGGCTCATGCTGGCCGGCGAGCTGAGGTTGGCGGGCGTCGACGTGGTCGTGCTCGAACGGCTGCCCGAGCGCACCGGCGAGTCGCGCGGCATCGGGTTCACCATCCGCACGATGGAGGTGTTCGACCAGCGGGGCCTGCTGCCGCGGTTCGGCGGGATCGCGACCGGCACGTTCGGGCACTTCGGCGGCATCCCGCTGGACCTCGGCGTGCTCGGCGCGGCGCGGGAGTCGGCGAAGACGGTGCCGCAGCACCGCACCGAGGCCGTGCTGGAGAGCTGGGTGCGCCAGCTGGGCGCGGACGTCCGGCGCGGCGTCGAGCTGGTCGGGTTCGAGGAGGACGCCGACGGGGTCACCGTGCACGTGCGCGGCACCTCGGAGACGCTGCGGACCCGTTACCTCGTCGGGTGCGACGGCGGCCGCAGCACCGTGCGCAAGCTGGCCGGGTTCGACTTCCCCGGCACGGACGCGACGACCGAGCTGCTCATGGCCGACCTGCGCGGCATCGACATCGAGCCGCGCATGATCGGCGAGCAGGTGCCCGGCGGTATGGTGATGACCGCCCGCCTGCCCGACGGCACCACCCGCGTCATCGTCGGCGAGCGCGGCACACCGCCGCGCCGCCGCAGCGGACCGCCACCGTTCGCCGAGGTCGCGGAGGTGTGGAAACGGCTCACCGACACCGACATCTCGCACGCCGAGCCGGTGTGGGTGAGCGCGTTCGGCGACGCGGCCCGCCAGGTCACCGAGTACCGCCGGGGCCGCGTGCTGCTCGCGGGCGACGCCGCCCACGTGCACCTGCCGGCGGGCGGCCAGGGCATGAACACCGGCATCCAGGACGCGGTGAACCTGGGGTGGAAGCTCGCCGCCGTGGTCAACGGCACCGCCCCGCTGTCCCTGGTGGACACCTACCACGCCGAGCGGCACGAGGTCGGCCGCCAACTGCTGGTGAACACCCGCGCGCAGAGCATGTTCATCCTCGGCGGCGCGGAGGTCGCGCCGCTGCGCGAGGTGTTCACCGAACTGCTCCGCCACCCCGAGGTGGAACGCCACCTCGCGGCGCGGGTGAGCGGCCTGGACATCCGCTACGACGTCGGCGGCGGCGCGAACCCGTTGCTGGGCCTGCGGTTGCCCCACCTCGACCTGACCCGGGGCCACCACCGCACGAGCGGCGCGGAGCTGCTGCGCCGGGGCCGGGGCGTCCTGCTCGACCTCGCGGACAACGCCGTCCTGCGCCGACGGGCGGCTCCCTGGGCCGACCGGATCGACGTCGTCACCGCGACCGCGGCCGACGACCTGCCCGGCGGGACCACGGCGGTCCTCGTCCGGCCCGACGGCCACGTGGCCTGGGCCGCGCCGGGCAGCCACCACGACCTGCCGACGGCCCTGGACCGCTGGTTCGGGCCGGCCGGCTGA
- a CDS encoding acetyl/propionyl/methylcrotonyl-CoA carboxylase subunit alpha — MRKVLIANRGEIAVRVVRACRDEGLESVAVYADPDRDAPHVRLADEAFALGGDTPATSYLDVDKVLAAARDSGADALHPGYGFLSENAGFAQAVLDAGLTWIGPPPAAIRALGDKVEARRIAREVGAPLVAGTPAPVAGPADVLAFADAHGLPIAIKAAFGGGGRGLKVARTREEIPELFESAVREATAAFGRGECFVERYLDRPRHVETQCLADRHGTVVVVSTRDCSVQRRHQKLVEEAPAPFLTEAQDAELRRASKAILAHAGYVGAGTCEFLLARDGTLSFLEVNTRLQVEHPVTEEVAGVDLVREMFRVARGERLDDVDPAPRGHSLEFRLNSEDPGRGFLPAPGEVTRFDPPSGPGVRLDSGVEAGTVVRPAWDSLLAKLIVTGATREQALRRAARALAEFRVDGVPTTLPFHRAVVDDPAFAGEPFAVHTRWIETEFDNRVPPYDGEPHDGPAAAPRETVVVEVGSRRLEVSLPSLAPVARGPVATAVRKPRASARKTAATGDELVSPMQGTAVKVAVEEGQRVGEGDLVLVVEAMKMEQPLLAHRAGVVRGLTAKPGDAVAAGAVVCRVSE, encoded by the coding sequence GTGCGGAAAGTGCTGATCGCCAATCGTGGCGAGATCGCGGTGCGCGTCGTCCGCGCATGCCGCGACGAAGGGTTGGAAAGCGTGGCGGTGTACGCCGACCCCGACCGGGACGCGCCGCACGTGCGCCTGGCCGACGAGGCGTTCGCGCTGGGCGGCGACACCCCGGCGACGAGCTACCTCGACGTCGACAAGGTGCTCGCCGCCGCCCGGGACTCCGGCGCGGACGCCCTGCACCCCGGGTACGGCTTCCTGTCGGAGAACGCGGGGTTCGCCCAGGCCGTCCTGGACGCCGGGTTGACCTGGATCGGGCCCCCGCCGGCCGCGATCCGCGCGCTCGGCGACAAGGTCGAGGCCCGGCGCATCGCCCGCGAGGTGGGCGCGCCGCTGGTCGCGGGGACACCGGCGCCGGTGGCCGGACCGGCGGACGTGCTCGCGTTCGCCGACGCGCACGGGCTGCCGATCGCGATCAAGGCGGCGTTCGGCGGCGGTGGCCGCGGCCTGAAGGTGGCCCGGACCCGCGAGGAGATCCCCGAGCTGTTCGAGTCGGCGGTGCGGGAGGCGACCGCCGCGTTCGGGCGCGGCGAGTGCTTCGTCGAGCGCTACCTGGACCGGCCGCGGCACGTGGAGACGCAGTGCCTGGCCGACCGGCACGGCACCGTCGTGGTCGTCTCCACCCGGGACTGCTCGGTGCAGCGCCGGCACCAGAAGCTGGTCGAGGAGGCGCCCGCGCCGTTCCTCACCGAGGCGCAGGACGCCGAGCTGCGCCGGGCGTCCAAGGCGATCCTGGCGCACGCCGGGTACGTCGGCGCGGGCACGTGCGAGTTCCTCCTCGCCCGGGACGGCACGCTGTCGTTCCTGGAGGTCAACACCCGGTTGCAGGTGGAGCACCCGGTGACCGAGGAGGTCGCGGGCGTCGACCTGGTGCGGGAGATGTTCCGGGTCGCGCGCGGCGAGCGGCTCGACGACGTGGACCCCGCGCCGCGCGGGCACTCCCTGGAGTTCCGCCTCAACAGCGAGGACCCGGGGCGGGGCTTCCTGCCCGCGCCGGGCGAGGTGACGCGCTTCGACCCGCCGTCCGGGCCGGGCGTGCGGCTGGACTCCGGCGTGGAGGCCGGCACGGTGGTGCGCCCCGCGTGGGACTCGCTGCTGGCCAAGCTGATCGTCACCGGGGCGACCCGCGAGCAGGCGCTGCGGCGGGCGGCCCGCGCGCTGGCCGAGTTCCGGGTCGACGGCGTGCCCACCACGCTGCCGTTCCACCGGGCGGTGGTGGACGACCCGGCGTTCGCGGGTGAGCCGTTCGCGGTGCACACCCGGTGGATCGAGACCGAGTTCGACAACCGGGTGCCGCCCTACGACGGCGAGCCGCACGACGGGCCCGCCGCCGCGCCGCGCGAGACGGTGGTGGTCGAGGTCGGCAGCCGCCGCCTGGAGGTCTCACTGCCGTCGTTGGCGCCCGTGGCGCGCGGTCCGGTCGCCACGGCGGTCCGCAAGCCGCGCGCGTCGGCCCGCAAGACCGCCGCGACGGGCGACGAACTGGTGTCGCCCATGCAGGGCACCGCCGTGAAGGTCGCCGTCGAGGAGGGCCAGCGGGTCGGCGAGGGCGACCTGGTCCTGGTCGTCGAGGCGATGAAGATGGAGCAGCCGCTGCTCGCCCACCGCGCCGGGGTCGTGCGCGGCCTCACCGCGAAACCGGGCGACGCGGTCGCCGCCGGCGCCGTCGTCTGCCGGGTCTCCGAATGA
- a CDS encoding MarR family winged helix-turn-helix transcriptional regulator: protein MLQQNTTKRIGYWLLLLHQAFDAATTAALRDVGLNRRQWQVLHAVAIGVGTVPELDEAFEPFLVADRERSYRPVVEDFAARGWVELRGDAVTPTEAGVEAHARAEVLVNAHADKQLRGITQEEFLAANDVLRRIAENMRDNGSR from the coding sequence ATGCTCCAGCAGAACACCACCAAGCGCATCGGCTACTGGCTGCTCCTGCTGCACCAGGCGTTCGACGCCGCGACCACCGCCGCGTTGCGGGACGTGGGGCTCAACCGGCGCCAGTGGCAGGTGCTGCACGCCGTCGCCATCGGCGTCGGCACGGTCCCGGAGCTCGACGAGGCGTTCGAGCCGTTCCTGGTCGCCGACCGCGAACGGTCCTACCGGCCGGTCGTCGAGGATTTCGCCGCCCGCGGCTGGGTCGAGCTGCGCGGTGACGCGGTCACCCCGACCGAGGCGGGCGTCGAGGCGCACGCGCGCGCCGAGGTGCTGGTCAACGCGCACGCCGACAAACAGTTGCGCGGCATCACGCAGGAGGAGTTCCTCGCGGCCAACGACGTGCTGCGGCGGATAGCCGAGAACATGCGCGACAACGGCTCGCGCTGA
- a CDS encoding nuclear transport factor 2 family protein, which yields MAEEPDLATQVKVLAARVDELEQARALHELRNRLPRLINDDAWGSVGELFTEDAHLDYGDVGRADGRAAIAAYFAGLPGRIDADNPVASGVLVKQFVHGHDVEIDGDRATGVCFFEEKVVFDRETYLVAGKFTDSYALVDGRWLFDRITLTPYWVIPHDRGHGR from the coding sequence ATGGCCGAAGAACCCGATCTGGCGACCCAGGTGAAGGTGCTCGCCGCCCGCGTCGACGAGTTGGAGCAAGCGCGCGCGCTGCACGAGCTGCGCAACCGCCTGCCCCGGCTGATCAACGACGACGCGTGGGGGAGCGTCGGCGAGCTGTTCACCGAGGACGCGCACCTGGACTACGGCGACGTGGGCCGGGCCGACGGCCGCGCCGCCATCGCGGCGTACTTCGCGGGGCTGCCCGGTCGGATCGACGCGGACAACCCGGTCGCGTCCGGGGTGCTGGTCAAGCAGTTCGTGCACGGGCACGACGTGGAGATCGACGGCGACCGGGCGACCGGCGTGTGCTTCTTCGAGGAGAAGGTCGTCTTCGACCGGGAGACGTACCTGGTCGCGGGCAAGTTCACCGACTCGTACGCGCTGGTGGACGGCCGCTGGCTGTTCGACCGGATCACGCTCACGCCGTACTGGGTGATCCCGCACGACCGCGGCCACGGCCGCTGA
- a CDS encoding helix-turn-helix domain-containing protein, whose protein sequence is MPVEHVDAATGQPCAADRALRLLVVGRDWVGAMRCAEEALEDEACRSREVCVARALSTLIYGGELVTADAHSLLNADRPEVSGVVALLQARIARLFGDVDRAHALLGPLMSAGTPLETRLVAAGWAVELLAECGDVTAARALAREHRLDEALDAGVACRPVLLAARGAMAMADGRPGFAVAQYLGCGRELMARGVANPAVTPWRSEAALAAFSAGRDELAVALARQEYEAAVLWGESRTVGRALCALAVVDADGQEVERLSEAGQLLELAQAWPELARAQYELGIRLAARGDVVAARQRLHCSHALARQTGNPRRVQLAERALAAVAAPPRRPALTRQQARIAELVVAGYSNKEIATKLFLALRTVEFHLSNTYEKLGVTGRDELRAALEHDA, encoded by the coding sequence GTGCCCGTCGAGCACGTCGACGCGGCCACGGGACAGCCGTGCGCGGCCGATCGCGCGTTGCGGCTGCTGGTGGTCGGGCGGGACTGGGTCGGCGCGATGCGTTGCGCCGAAGAGGCGTTGGAGGACGAGGCCTGTCGGAGCCGCGAGGTCTGCGTCGCGCGGGCGCTGTCGACGTTGATCTACGGCGGCGAGCTGGTCACCGCCGACGCGCACAGCCTGCTCAACGCCGACCGGCCGGAGGTCTCCGGCGTGGTGGCGCTGCTCCAGGCGCGCATCGCACGGCTGTTCGGCGACGTGGACCGCGCGCACGCGCTGCTGGGGCCGCTGATGTCGGCCGGCACGCCGCTCGAGACCCGCCTGGTCGCCGCCGGCTGGGCGGTGGAGCTGCTGGCGGAGTGCGGCGACGTGACCGCCGCCCGCGCGCTGGCCCGGGAGCACCGGCTCGACGAGGCGCTGGACGCCGGCGTCGCGTGCCGCCCGGTGCTGCTCGCCGCACGCGGCGCGATGGCGATGGCGGACGGCCGGCCGGGTTTCGCGGTGGCCCAGTACCTGGGGTGCGGTCGGGAGCTGATGGCGCGCGGCGTGGCCAACCCGGCGGTGACGCCGTGGCGCAGCGAGGCGGCGCTGGCGGCGTTCTCGGCCGGGCGGGACGAACTCGCCGTGGCCCTCGCGCGGCAGGAGTACGAGGCCGCCGTGCTGTGGGGCGAGTCCCGCACGGTCGGGCGGGCGTTGTGCGCCTTGGCCGTCGTGGACGCCGACGGCCAGGAGGTCGAGCGCCTCAGCGAGGCCGGGCAGCTGCTGGAGCTGGCGCAGGCGTGGCCCGAGCTGGCGCGGGCGCAGTACGAGCTGGGCATCCGGCTCGCCGCGCGCGGCGACGTGGTGGCCGCCCGGCAACGGCTGCACTGCTCGCACGCGCTGGCCCGGCAGACCGGAAACCCGCGCCGGGTGCAGCTGGCCGAGCGCGCGTTGGCCGCGGTCGCCGCGCCGCCGCGCAGGCCGGCGCTGACCCGCCAGCAGGCCCGGATCGCCGAGCTCGTGGTCGCAGGATACTCGAACAAAGAGATCGCGACGAAACTGTTCCTGGCGCTGCGCACGGTCGAGTTCCACCTTTCCAACACCTACGAAAAACTCGGGGTGACCGGCCGCGACGAGCTGCGCGCCGCACTGGAGCACGACGCCTGA
- a CDS encoding thiopeptide maturation pyridine synthase, translating into MTVETEQARRDTLTTWHSLHVHYHDPDQDRLILDAVRPVFQHLRSRVAGLYLARHWRQGPHLRLFAKTDPDTWARVVRPRIEAVVGEYLARHPSTTQPDFEHDLAQHRLLARREQERGPLLPWFPDNSVHEQPYDTRPHVIRSPQTGELMASFASESTNLLFRMLDRARAGVDAKELMALELVLATAVAAGPPGTSGFASYRSHAEGFLCSCADPDAVRAAFDAHYESHRGALISRTRAVLATLGGGASTTPYARRWAARCEDYGRRVGPLIERDLVFPPAPAEAPAAPPADRPATRPAAPLHALMLGSRAYREAVLRHPDFLRYRFLLTCTHLQISRLGLTPFQRFRTCHAAANAVEEIHGVSAADAIRAYGDGHPDPVA; encoded by the coding sequence GTGACCGTCGAGACCGAACAAGCCCGCCGGGACACCCTCACCACCTGGCACAGCCTGCACGTGCACTACCACGACCCGGACCAGGACCGGCTCATCCTCGACGCGGTCCGCCCCGTCTTCCAGCACCTGCGCTCCCGGGTCGCCGGCCTCTACCTCGCCCGGCACTGGCGGCAGGGCCCTCACCTGCGCCTGTTCGCCAAGACGGACCCGGACACGTGGGCCCGGGTGGTCCGGCCGCGCATCGAGGCCGTGGTCGGCGAGTACCTGGCCCGGCACCCGTCCACGACGCAGCCCGACTTCGAGCACGACCTGGCCCAGCACCGCCTCCTGGCCCGCCGCGAGCAGGAGCGCGGGCCGCTGCTGCCGTGGTTCCCGGACAACTCCGTCCACGAGCAGCCCTACGACACCCGGCCGCACGTGATCCGCAGCCCGCAGACCGGCGAGCTGATGGCCTCGTTCGCCTCCGAGAGCACGAACCTGCTGTTCCGGATGCTCGACCGGGCCCGTGCGGGCGTCGACGCCAAGGAGCTGATGGCGTTGGAGCTGGTGCTGGCCACCGCGGTCGCCGCGGGCCCGCCCGGCACGTCGGGCTTCGCGTCCTACCGCTCCCACGCCGAGGGTTTCCTCTGCTCGTGCGCCGACCCGGACGCCGTCCGCGCGGCGTTCGACGCGCACTACGAGTCGCACCGCGGCGCCCTGATCTCCCGGACGCGGGCCGTGCTCGCCACCCTGGGCGGCGGCGCGAGCACCACCCCGTACGCCCGCCGGTGGGCCGCCCGGTGCGAGGACTACGGCCGCCGCGTCGGCCCGCTGATCGAGCGGGACCTGGTCTTCCCGCCGGCGCCCGCCGAGGCGCCGGCCGCACCACCCGCCGACCGGCCCGCCACCCGGCCGGCGGCCCCGCTGCACGCGCTGATGCTCGGCAGTCGCGCCTACCGGGAGGCCGTGCTCCGCCACCCGGACTTCCTCCGCTACCGGTTCCTGCTCACCTGCACCCACCTGCAGATCAGCCGGCTCGGCCTGACCCCGTTCCAGCGCTTCCGCACCTGCCACGCGGCGGCCAACGCGGTGGAGGAGATCCACGGCGTCTCCGCCGCGGACGCCATCCGGGCCTACGGGGACGGCCACCCGGACCCGGTGGCCTGA
- a CDS encoding thiopeptide-type bacteriocin biosynthesis protein, with amino-acid sequence MAEPVRDWVGAHVFHRGDQDLLVTGAMAPVCEDLTRAGRARGWFFLRCWEGGPHVRLRVLAKAPAEVRSAVARSCARHLADHPSPPGGWSQGEYEAVARRRAEDEHLTGWDRRLREVDTVEFVAYEPDHRAYGDGRALRAVERHFTDSSRVAVHLLAAPPDRRAGAALAMLTLALAVCEPDLDRAAARFAAVRTRLPSPSRPDRRDDLREQTRRLWARASSDPADLARADVLATWWRSVRALHATLSGLRARGDFAPVHALSPFSGLARALRPDDPVVAHVVLRCAHLLCNRLGLPAATEARLGALTARTLSELPEHHDEVAPL; translated from the coding sequence ATGGCTGAACCGGTCCGCGACTGGGTCGGCGCGCACGTCTTCCACCGCGGCGACCAGGACCTGCTCGTCACCGGGGCGATGGCGCCGGTGTGCGAGGACCTGACCCGGGCCGGCCGGGCCCGCGGCTGGTTCTTCCTCCGCTGCTGGGAGGGCGGGCCGCACGTGCGGCTGCGGGTGCTCGCCAAGGCGCCGGCGGAGGTCCGGTCGGCGGTGGCGCGGTCGTGCGCCCGGCACCTGGCCGACCACCCGTCGCCGCCCGGCGGCTGGTCACAGGGCGAGTACGAGGCCGTCGCCCGCCGCCGCGCCGAGGACGAGCACCTGACCGGGTGGGACCGGCGGCTGCGGGAGGTCGACACCGTGGAGTTCGTCGCCTACGAGCCGGACCACCGCGCCTACGGCGACGGCCGGGCGTTGCGCGCGGTGGAACGGCACTTCACCGACTCCAGCCGCGTCGCCGTCCACCTCCTCGCCGCGCCCCCGGACCGGCGGGCGGGCGCGGCGCTGGCCATGCTCACGCTCGCCCTCGCGGTGTGCGAGCCCGACCTGGACCGGGCCGCCGCCCGCTTCGCCGCAGTGCGCACCCGGCTGCCGTCGCCGTCGCGCCCGGACCGCCGTGACGACCTGCGCGAGCAGACCCGGCGGCTGTGGGCGCGCGCGTCGTCCGACCCCGCCGACCTCGCGCGCGCCGACGTCCTCGCCACGTGGTGGCGGTCGGTCCGCGCCCTGCACGCGACCCTGAGCGGTCTGCGGGCGCGGGGCGACTTCGCGCCGGTGCACGCGCTGTCGCCGTTCTCGGGCCTGGCGCGGGCGCTGCGCCCCGACGACCCGGTGGTCGCGCACGTGGTCCTGCGCTGCGCGCACCTGCTGTGCAACCGCCTCGGCCTCCCGGCGGCCACGGAGGCGCGACTGGGCGCCCTCACCGCCCGGACGCTGTCCGAGCTCCCCGAACACCACGACGAGGTGGCCCCGCTGTGA